TCAACACTGAAATGGAAGTATATCAGGTCTCATGCAAGGCCAGGTGCAGGTTGTTCGCGGCCTCTCTTCGCGATAGTGCTCAACAGTGGTTCTCTAAATTAGGGGCTCACGTCACCATAGACTCATGGGAGCAGTTCGCCGATATCTTCATTAAGCAATTACAGTCTTCAATGCTCTCTGCTCCCCCTGTAGCCAACCTGGCCAATATAAGGAAGAGGGAGGGTGAAACGCTTCAAGATTATTTCATAAAGTTCAATGCAGAGGTTCTCCGAGTGAGAGATACAAGTGAGAAAGCTGTCAAAAAATTTCTAATTGTTGGGCTCAGGGAAGGAACGAAATTCTGGAAGCATATGCAGGCTCAAACCCCCTCTACTCTTGCTGACTTTCATGCCCAAGCAGAACCTTTCAAGTGGGTAGAAAAGTCTATGCAGGATTTGAAAAAGAGCGGAGGCAGCAGTAACAACGACAATAAGGGAAGGGGAAGTAAGCGAAAGACGTCTTGGAGTCCCAAAAAAATTGGTAGGGGTTGCAGTGAGAGCCCTAGGAGGGACCTAAATACAAGGGATAGGTCCCCACATCGAGGAAGGATGGGGGACAGGAGGGAGCCCACTTACACTCCCTTGGTCGCTTCTATTTAACACATACATATGCTGTAAATTCGAATAAGGGCATGTTCAAGAAGCCTCCTAAAATGAATAGATTTGGAACCAAAGACACCAAAAAATATTGTGCTTTTCATGAGCAGACTGGGCATGAGACCACAGATTGTTGGCAACTGAAGGAGATTATTGAGGACCTGATTCGTAATGACAAACTCACTTAATGGGTTGTGCGAGAAGTAAAAAAGCACAAGACAAGAGGAGCTGGCTACCATGAAGTGCCCCCGCCAATTGATAAAAATGATGAGCCCTCAGCAAAAGGCACACGAGAGAGCATCATACATGTGATCATGGGAGGGCCTCATATAGGGAGAAACAACAATAAGGCAATGGAAAGATATGCCTGCGAAGCTAAGGGGCTCCCTCTCACTAATGTTTATCATCTAGCAGATCATCCGCCACAATATTTCAAAGAGAAAGACGCAGACATCATATTTACTAGGGAGGATGCGAAATGGGTTCATCACCCACACTCTGATGCCTTGGTGGTAAAGGCTAAGATTGGAACCACTAAAATTCACCGGGTCTTCGTAGATACTGGAAGTTCAGCCGATGTTCTCACTTATGATGTTTATAAGAAGATGGGTTTTCTTGATAAAGATTTGTCACCAATAGCGGGACATCTCTATGGCTTCACATGGAACTCAA
This genomic interval from Apium graveolens cultivar Ventura chromosome 8, ASM990537v1, whole genome shotgun sequence contains the following:
- the LOC141679754 gene encoding uncharacterized protein LOC141679754; its protein translation is MGGPHIGRNNNKAMERYACEAKGLPLTNVYHLADHPPQYFKEKDADIIFTREDAKWVHHPHSDALVVKAKIGTTKIHRVFVDTGSSADVLTYDVYKKMGFLDKDLSPIAGHLYGFTWNSIGIKGLIKLPITLGYEPYTVTNMAKFTVVDQPCAYNAIIGRPILKIMKIVNSIHALSMKFPTPHGVGCVRGTQYDSRDYYNKALKAASKGCVSCLYDVEMEDYE